In Miscanthus floridulus cultivar M001 chromosome 5, ASM1932011v1, whole genome shotgun sequence, one genomic interval encodes:
- the LOC136454912 gene encoding uncharacterized protein — protein MQQAFRGRKKDPTPNVMVAVNCDLKFTYVLPGWEGSAHDATILADAVAREDGLSLPEGKMFLVDAGYACKNGFLPPYRGVRYHLSEYGPRNRPTNARELYNLRHSSLRVTVERAIGALKGFGIDEVVPDEEGFTTSVDPTNLPPAHLDQDSVDMAEIRDAICNAIPRMDSGAFEGGFVAGTSVMEQLINGGSAPIVAGAGASAAAPVAAGAGAGAAPGAVNPVDVAAPVAGNGAVRAMRWTNTTSGFVLRRMAALVSDGSRPEKVFKDKDVNSMAKALKQFCGEVVSPTQVYNHLRKWRRKWARVSKLKDLSAALWDDQAHAIMLEQEHYLGHCKDHPKDAEFLNCPIRFYTEMEAIFANAMATGKFALRSGEALGQNQADSVGAKADGPLLTHTTVPSEQGGDSKATELLPTSLAASPKRKRGNFSEEEMLILTNMSDAVNNVANALRETGPVHVDANLYLAMMEMPSFSEEALIVAYTFLLDNKAQGGAL, from the exons ATGCAACAAGCTTTTAGGGGTAGGAAAAAGGATCCCACCCCAAATGTGATGGTAGCTGTGAATTGTGATCTGAAATTCACTTATGTCCTGCCTGGCTGGGAGGGCTCTGCCCATGATGCAACTATTTTGGCAGATGCTGTAGCTagggaagatggcttgagtttGCCAGAAG GTAAAATGTTCTTGGTAGATGCTGGGTATGCATGCAAAAATGGTTTCCTACCTCCCTACAGGGGGGTTAGGTACCATTTGTCTGAGTATGGCCCAAGGAACAGGCCCACCAATGCAAGGGAGCTCTACAACCTTAGGCACTCATCACTTAGAGTGACTGTGGAGAGGGCTATAGGTGCACTGAAGG gttttggcattgatgaagtAGTGCCTGATGAGGAAGGTTTCACTACTTCTGTTGATCCAACCAACCTGCCCCCAGCCCATCTGGACCAAGACTCTGTTGACATGGCTGAAATAAGGGATGCCATTTGCAATGCTAT TCCTAGGATGGATTCAGGTGCATTTGAGGGTGGGTTTGTTGCTGGTACTTCAGTGATGGAGCAGCTCATCAATGGTGGTTCTGCCCCTATTGtagctggtgctggtgctagtgctgctgcccctgttgcagctggtgctggtgctggtgctgctccaGGTGCAGTAAACCCTGTTGATGTTGCTGCTCCTGTAGCTGGGAATGGGGCTGTGAGGGCAATGAGGTGGACCAACACCACCTctggctttgtgctaaggaggatGGCTGCCCTTGTTAGTGATGGTAGCAGGCCTGAGAAGGTTTTCAAGGACAAAGATGTGAATTCTATGGCCAAAGCCCTCAAGCAGTTCTGTGGGGAGGTTGTTAGCCCAACTCAAGTGTACAACCACTTGAGGAAGTGGAGGCGGAAATGGGCTAGGGTGAGCAAGTTGAAGGACCTTAGTGCTGCTCTTTGGGATGACCAGGCTCATGCTATCATGCTTGAGCAAGAGCACTACCTTGGCCACTGCAAG GACCATCCTAAAGATGCAGAGTTTCTTAACTGCCCTATTAGGTTCTACACTGAGATGGAGGCTATCTTTGCTAATGCCATGGCCACAGGCAAGTTTGCACTTAGGTCTGGTGAAGCCTTAGGGCAGAACCAGGCTGACAGTGTTGGTGCCAAGGCTGATGGTCCTCTTTTGACCCACACCACAGTTCCCAGTGAACAGGGAGGGGATAGCAAGGCCACTGAACTGCTTCCTACCTCCTTAGCTGCTAGcccaaagaggaagagagggaactTCTCTGAGGAGGAGATGCTCATATTGACTAACATGTCAGATGCTGTGAACAATGTGGCCAATGCTCTTAGGGAGACTGGACCTGTCCATGTTGATGCCAATCTGTACCTTGCTATGATGGAGATGCCTAGCTTCAGTGAGGAGGCACTTATTGTTGCCTACACCTTCCTCCTGGACAACAAGGCCCAAGGAGGGGCTTTGTGA